In Populus nigra chromosome 10, ddPopNigr1.1, whole genome shotgun sequence, the following proteins share a genomic window:
- the LOC133705826 gene encoding uncharacterized protein At1g66480-like, with protein sequence MGNTLGGKKTAKVMKINGETFKFKTPVKAGDVVKDYPGHVLLESEAVKHYGIRAKPLEAHQDLVPKRLYFLVELPETPTERVPRRVRSGINMSAKDRLESLMLSRRSTSDLSIMKPSSIVSDEAKRGAMRVKMRLPKEQVEKLMQESKDEAEAAAKILDLCMANTAGGSNNSSHEIAQNGQESGLSQQVHWKSGHGRVGNQGIIKAREKRVSFLPFSEGEMQIAVASY encoded by the exons ATGGGCAACACTTTAGGTGGGAAAAAGACTGCAAAAGTCATGAAGATAAATGGTGAAACATTCAAGTTCAAGACACCAGTGAAGGCTGGGGATGTAGTTAAGGACTATCCAGGGCATGTTTTGCTAGAATCAGAGGCAGTTAAGCATTATGGTATTAGGGCAAAGCCATTGGAAGCACACCAAGATTTGGTGCCAAAAAGGCTCTACTTCCTAGTAGAGTTGCCAGAGACTCCAACTGAGAGGGTTCCAAGAAGGGTTCGTTCGGGGATTAACATGAGTGCTAAAGACAGGCTCGAGAGCCTAATGCTCTCTAGGAGATCAACATCTGATCTTTCGATAATGAAACCTTCTAGCATTGTGTCCGACGAGGCAAAACGTGGTGCAATGAGGGTGAAAATGAGATTACCAAAGGAACAAGTGGAGAAGTTGATGCAAGAAAGTAAGGATGAGGCTGAGGCGGCTGCTAAGATTCTGGATCTTTGCATGGCAAACACTGCAGGTGGTAGCAATAATAGCTCTCATGAAATTGCACAAAATGGTCAAGAGAGTGGGTTGTCGCAACAAGTTCATTGGAAGAGTGGCCACGGGAGAGTCGGCAACCAAGGGATCATCAAGGCACGTGAG aAGCGAGTGAGTTTCCTTCCTTTCAGCGAAGGAGAGATGCAGATAGCTGTGGCTTCTTATTAG
- the LOC133705662 gene encoding nicotinate-nucleotide pyrophosphorylase [carboxylating], chloroplastic-like isoform X2: MSVAQTINPGVSFRSMVVKPPSHPTYDMKGVIKLALAEDAGDRGDVTCLATIPFDMEVEAHFLAKEDGIVAGISLAEMIFHEVDPSLKVEWSQKDGDYVQKGLQFGKVSGQAHNIVVAERVVLNFMQRMSGIATLTKTMADAARPACILETRKTAPGLRLVDKWAVLIGGGRNHRMGLFDMVMIKDNHISIAGGIINAIKSVDQYLEQQNLQMEVEVETRTLEEVDEVLRYTSQTKSSLTRIMLDNMVIPLPNGDVDVSMLKDAVEMINGRFETEASGNVTLETVHKIGQTGVTYISSGALTHSVKALDISLKIDTELALQVGRRTKRA; the protein is encoded by the exons ATCCTACATATGATATGAAGGGTGTTATTAAGCTGGCACTCGCTGAAGATGCTGGGGATCGAG GAGATGTGACTTGTTTGGCAACAATTCCTTTTGACATGGAAGTGGAAGCCCATTTCTTGGCAAAGGAAGACGGCATCGTTGCTGGAATTTCACTTGCAGAGATGATATTTCATGAGGTTGATCCCTCTCTAAAG GTAGAGTGGTCTCAGAAAGACGGAGATTATGTTCAGAAAGGACTGCAGTTTGGAAAAGTATCTG GACAAGCACACAATATTGTTGTTGCTGAAAGAGTGGTGCTCAATTTTATGCAGCGGATGAGCGGAATAGCAACTCTGACTAAG ACAATGGCTGATGCGGCCCGCCCAGCTTGCATTTTAGAGACACGAAAAACGGCTCCAGGTTTACGTTTGGTTGATAAGTGGGCG GTTCTAATTGGTGGAGGGCGAAATCACAGAATGGGTTTGTTTGATATGGTTATGATAAAAGATAATCATATATCAATAGCTGGAGGTATCATAAATGCCATCAAATCTGTTGATCAGTATTTAGAGCAACAAAACCTTCAAATGGAGGTTGAG GTTGAAACCAGGACTCTTGAGGAAGTAGATGAGGTGCTACGTTATACATCTCAAACAAAGTCATCCTTGACCCGGATAATGCTAGATAATATGGTTATACCACTACCAAATGGGGATGTTGATGTATCTATGCTTAAAGATGCTGTGGAAATGATCAACGGGAGATTTGAGACTGAG GCATCGGGCAATGTTACTCTTGAAACTGTACACAAAATTGGACAGACTGGGGTAACCTACATTTCCAG TGGTGCACTGACACATTCTGTAAAAGCACTTGACATCTCCCTCAAAATTGATACGGAGTTGGCACTTCAGGTTGGAAGGCGCACTAAACGAGCATGA
- the LOC133705825 gene encoding putative 1-phosphatidylinositol-3-phosphate 5-kinase FAB1C produces the protein MPNNGTVEMCSECHSNNNQFFNGYHCQSCGKWLCFNCMRGYQSNGDFGEAIKSCKFCNGVTVKRYGGRKNSDKVHPTDSPRGSPEPPSPSLSAEPIHSDRLPLYLESRDCGFSPNAITTRSMTSFSAHPSPVSVRRSSSRSDEEEAEDSGKLLYSPSSEYCHDISDIDSSSVSARLEFYNCKTVGSSPLDSPSRIDFSSCRVGHTVQQGREGSPLSQSDGPFDQENMAILSRPDKRTEDPENTDDCSDDASVLRDQYHKSPKPLDFESNGLIWFPPPPEDENDEEESNFFTYDDEDDDIGDSSAIFSSSSSLSSTFPSKEKQNKINKDPTKAMIQGHFRALVAQLLQGEGIKASKDENNGEWLDIVTAIAWQAAAFVKPDTSRGGSMDPVDYVKVKCIASGNPRDSTLVKGVVCTKNIKHKRMTTQYKNPRLLLLGGALEYQSVVNQLASFNTLVQQENDHLKLIMLKIEALRPNVLLVEKSVSPYAQEYLLGKEISLVLNVKKPLLERIAQCTGAQISPSFENISTTRLGHCELFRVERVSEEHETSNQFNKKPSKTLMFFEGCPRRLGCTVLLRGTCREKLKKVKHVIQYAVFAAYHLSLETSFLADEGASLPKMTIRPSIAIPERTAADNSISVIPPMIFHAEVALSAQDDGSLGLKLEHGGSESLTGNLDAGVIHPLSPCSVTCRSGNEFSIACHGDLVSNAGGLDAFSASQCEGLKMFAVSPGIKNLSQPELQDIMAEEEGQLLATHESVQSEKIDEDEVSSEYFSVTDTYQSILVSFSSRCVLKGTVCERSRLLRIKFYGNFDKPLGRYLRDDLFDQKSCCRSCKEPAEAHVLCFTHQQGNLTINVRSLSSVKLPGDRDGKIWMWHRCLRCAHIDGVPPATRRVVMSDAAWGLSFGKFLELSFSNHATANRVAPCGHSLQRDCLRFYGFGSMVVFFRYSPIDILNVHLPPSMLEFNGIVQQEWTRKEAAELLGKMETFYGEIFGVLDSMEQRSKYFGSELSDTNELQNRIMELKDQLVKEKNNYSGILQLAVMESLQLDQTAMDILELNRLRRTLLIGSHVWYRKLYSLDCLLKTNYLVKAQEGDVSYTELKDLKNDIFCKDSKLDHDHEENISGYSKSQEHVGNDFQSEKKETGEETASKTLFSDNPSHASNLSDRIDSAWTGIDQLPIKVQPPHASQAEADGFQPVSVRQPNLFDNPPFRRMAAPERVHSFDSALRTQERIQKGLPPLHLSTIRSFHASGDYRSMVRDPVSNAMRTYSQTLPLEAHKLNLMHSSTHSFISSAANMAGGARLLLPVRANSDLVIGVYDNDPASVVSYALSSKEHEDWVTDRSNESGGIWSTIKHSKEDSAASSFTSWQSLDSMDLDYMSYGSYGSEDPFSTLGTLVMDSKKSPHLTISYEDASSIAEGKVRFSVTCYFAKQFDFLRKKCCPSDVDFVRSLSRCQKWSAQGGKSNVYFAKSLDERFIIKQVKKTELESFEKFAPEYFKYLIDSLNSGSPTCLAKILGIYQVTVKHLRGVKETKMDLMVMENLFFNRNIGRVYDLKGSSRSRYNTDTSGSNKVLLDTNLVERLRTEPIFLGSKAKRSLERAIWNDTSFLASVDVMDYSLLVGVDDERKELVLGIIDFMRQYTWDKHLETWVKASGILGGPKNASPTIVSPKQYKKRFRKAMTSYFLTVPRQWSSWTESLHSCHS, from the exons ATGCCTAATAACGGAACTGTCGAGATGTGTAGTGAGTGTCATTCAAACAATAACCAGTTTTTTAATGGATACCATTGCCAAAGTTGTGGCAAGTGGTTGTGTTTCAATTGTATGAGAGGTTACCAATCAAATGGTGATTTTGGGGAGGCTATCAAATCTTGCAAGTTCTGTAATGGGGTTACTGTGAAACGTTATGGTGGAAGGAAGAATAGTGATAAAGTACACCCTACTGACTCTCCTAGAGGTAGCCCTGAGCCACCATCACCTTCTCTTAGTGCCGAGCCAATCCATAGTGATCGTCTTCCCCTTTATCTTGAATCCAGGGATTGTGGGTTTTCTCCTAATGCAATAACCACCAGGAGTATGACTTCTTTTAGTGCTCACCCGTCTCCTGTTTCTGTTCGTCGCTCATCAAGCAG gagtgatgaagaagaagcagaGGATTCTGGGAAACTCCTTTACAGCCCATCGAGTGAGTACTGTCATGATATTTCAGATATAGATTCAAGTAGTGTTAGTGCTAGGCTTGAGTTTTACAATTGTAAGACGGTGGGATCAAGTCCTTTAGACAGCCCCTCTCGGATTGATTTTAGTTCTTGTAGAGTTGGGCATACTGTACAGCAGGGGCGAGAAGGAAGCCCATTGTCTCAAAGTGATGGTCCCTTTGATCAAGAAAATATGGCTATTTTAAGCAGGCCTGACAAAAGGACTGAGGATCCAGAGAATACTGATGATTGCTCTGATGACGCGTCAGTTTTGAGGGATCAATATCACAAGTCTCCAAAGCCATTGGATTTTGAAAGCAATGGCCTTATCTGGTTTCCCCCACCTCCTGAggatgaaaatgatgaggagGAGAGTAATTTCTTCACatatgatgatgaagatgatgatattggGGATTCTTCTGCAATTTTCTCATCGAGTAGTAGCCTCTCTAGCACATTTCCATCAAAGGAGAAACAGAATAAGATTAACAAGGACCCTACTAAAGCTATGATACAGGGGCATTTTAGGGCTCTTGTGGCGCAGCTTTTACAGGGAGAGGGTATCAAAGCCAGCAAGGATGAAAACAATGGAGAATGGCTAGACATAGTCACAGCAATTGCATGGCAAGCTGCAGCTTTTGTGAAACCAGATACCAGCAGAGGAGGTAGTATGGATCCGGTTGATTATGTAAAGGTTAAATGTATAGCATCAGGAAATCCAAGAGATAG CACCCTTGTAAAGGGAGTAGTttgtacaaaaaatataaagcacaaGCGCATGACCACACAATACAAAAATCCCAGATTACTTCTTTTAGGAGGAGCACTCGAATATCAGAGCGTTGTGAATCAGTTggcttcttttaatacattagTGCAACAG GAAAATGATCATCTCAAGCTGATCATGTTGAAGATAGAGGCTCTTCGCCCAAATGTTCTGCTGGTTGAGAAAAGCGTATCTCCATATGCCCAAGAATATCTACTGGGAAAGGAAATTTCCTTGGTGCTGAATGTAAAAAAGCCTTTACTGGAACGTATAGCTCAGTGCACAGGTGCTCAGATTAGTCCATCGTTTGAGAATATTTCTACAACACGACTGGGACATTGTGAACTATTCAGGGTAGAGAGAGTGAGTGAAGAACATGAGACAAGCAATCAGTTCAACAAAAAGCCATctaaaacattgatgttttttgaaGGGTGTCCAAGGCGTTTAGGTTGCACG GTCCTTCTGAGGGGCACATGTCGTGAAAAGCTAAAGAAGGTCAAGCATGTTATTCAATATGCAGTTTTTGCAGCCTATCACTTGTCCCTTGAGACTTCTTTCCTCGCCGATGAGGGTGCAAGTCTTCCTAAGATGACAATTAGACCCTCAATTGCTATTCCTGAGAGAACAGCAGCAGATAATTCCATTTCAGTTATCCCTCCAATGATTTTCCATGCTGAAGTTGCTTTGTCTGCTCAGGATGATGGATCACTGGGTCTTAAACTAGAGCATGGAGGATCAGAATCATTGACGGGGAACCTTGATGCTGGTGTCATTCATCCTTTATCTCCATGTTCCGTCACTTGTAGGTCTGGAAATGAATTCTCTATTGCATGCCATGGCGATTTAGTGTCTAATGCGGGGGGATTGGATGCATTTTCTGCAAGTCAATGTGAGGGTCTAAAGATGTTTGCTGTTTCCCCTGGTATCAAAAATCTTTCACAGCCAGAACTTCAAGATATCATGGCTGAAGAAGAGGGACAACTTTTGGCGACTCATGAATCAGTACAATCTGAGAAGATTGATGAAGATGAGGTTTCCAGTGAATATTTCTCAGTCACTGACACATACCAGAGCATATTAGTATCATTTTCAAGTCGCTGTGTGCTGAAAGGAACTGTATGCGAACGCTCTCGGCTTCTGCGCATAAAATTCTATGGAAATTTTGATAAGCCACTTGGAAGATATCTTCGTGATGATCTGTTTGATCAG AAATCATGCTGTAGGTCATGTAAGGAGCCAGCCGAAGCACATGTTCTGTGTTTCACTCATCAGCAGGGTAATCTTACAATCAATGTTAGATCCCTTTCCTCTGTAAAACTACCTGGAGATCGTGATGGTAAGATATGGATGTGGCACCGATGCCTAAGATGTGCTCATATAGATGGAGTTCCACCAGCAACTCGTAGAGTTGTCATGTCAGATGCTGCCTGGGGACTTTCTTTTGGGAAGTTTTTGGAACTGAGCTTTTCAAACCATGCAACTGCCAATCGTGTTGCACCCTGTGGTCATTCATTGCAGAGGGACTGTCTTAGATTCTATGG GTTTGGGAGCATGGTTGTGTTCTTCCGGTATTCCCCTATTGATATTCTCAATGTCCATTTACCGCCATCAATGCTTGAATTCAACGGCATTGTTCAGCAAGAGTGGACAAGGAAAGAGGCAGCAGAG CTCTTGGGAAAAATGGAAACCTTCTATGGTGAGATATTTGGTGTGCTTGACAGCATGGAACAGAGAAGTAAATATTTTGGAAGTGAATTGTCAGATACCAATGAGTTACAGAATCGCATCATGGAGCTGAAAGATCAACtcgtaaaggaaaaaaacaattacagt GGCATATTACAACTGGCAGTTATGGAGAGTTTACAGTTGGATCAAACAGCCATGGACATTCTAGAACTCAATCGCTTAAGACGTACTCTTCTAATTGGTTCTCATGTTTGGTATCGGAAGCTTTATTCACTGGACTGTCTCCTTAAGACAAACTATCTTGTCAAGGCTCAAGAAGGGGATGTGTCATATACTGAGCTGAAAGATTTGAAGAACGATATATTTTGCAAGGATAGCAAGCTTGACCATGATCATGAAGAAAATATCTCTGGCTATTCAAAATCACAGGAACATGTAGGGAATGATTTTCAGtcagagaagaaagaaacag GTGAGGAAACCGCGAGCAAGACATTATTTAGTGACAACCCTTCCCATGCTTCCAATCTGTCTGACAGAATTGATTCTGCATGGACGGGTATCGATCAACTTCCAATTAAAGTTCAACCTCCACATGCATCTCAGGCAGAGGCAGATGGATTCCAACCTGTGTCTGTCAGGCAGCCAAATTTGTTTGATAATCCTCCTTTTCGAAGGATGGCGGCACCAGAGAGAgttcattcttttgattctgCATTGAGAACCCAAGAAAGAATCCAGAAAGGGTTGCCTCCATTGCATTTGTCGACTATCAGATCATTCCATGCATCTGGAGATTACAGGAGTATGGTGAGAGATCCTGTTTCAAATGCAATGAGGACTTATTCCCAGACATTGCCACTGGAGGCACATAAGTTGAATTTAATGCACAGTTCCACACACTCATTTATCTCCTCCGCAGCTAATATGGCTGGAGGAGCTCGGTTATTGTTACCAGTGAGGGCCAACAGTGACTTAGTTATAGGTGTGTATGACAACGATCCCGCAAGTGTAGTTTCCTATGCCCTCAGTTCTAAGGAACATGAGGATTGGGTTACTGATAGGTCAAATGAGAGTGGAGGAATCTGGAGTACAATTAAGCACAGTAAAGAAGATTCTGCAGCTTCCTCTTTTACATCCTGGCAGTCTTTAGACTCCATGGACCTAGATTATATGAGCTATGGAAGTTATGGGTCTGAAGATCCTTTTTCAACCTTGGGCACCTTGGTTATGGATTCAAAAAAATCTCCACACTTGACAATTTCTTATGAAGATGCTTCTTCAATTGCTGAAGGCAAAGTGAGGTTTTCTGTTACTTGTTATTTTGCGAAGCAGTTTGACTTTCTTAGGAAGAAATGCTGCCCTAGTGATGTTGATTTTGTTCGTTCACTGAGTCGCTGCCAGAAGTGGAGTGCACAAGGAGGAAAAAGCAATGTGTACTTTGCCAAGTCATTGGATGAGAGATTCAtcataaaacaagtaaaaaagacAGAGTTGGAGTCCTTCGAGAAATTTGCCCCAGAATATTTCAAGTATCTGATTGATTCTCTCAACTCAGGGAGCCCCACTTGCTTGGCAAAAATTCTTGGTATTTATCAG GTTACTGTAAAGCATTTGAGAGGTGTCAAGGAAACAAAAATGGATTTGATGGTGATGGAAAACCTCTTTTTTAACAGAAATATTGGGAGAGTCTACGACCTTAAGGGCTCTTCTCGATCCCGCTACAATACTGACACATCTGGGTCTAACAAGGTGTTACTAGATACGAATCTAGTGGAAAGACTGCGTACAGAGCCCATATTTCTTGGAAGTAAGGCGAAGAGAAGCCTTGAGAGAGCTATATGGAATGATACGTCATTTTTAGCA TCTGTTGATGTTATGGACTACTCTTTGCTCGTTGGAGTGGATGATGAGCGGAAGGAGCTGGTTTTGGGGATCATTGATTTCATGAGACAGTATACATGGGACAAGCATTTAGAGACGTGGGTTAAGGCATCTGGAATACTTGGCGGTCCGAAAAATGCTTCCCCAACAATTGTTTCTCCAAAACAATACAAGAAAAGATTCCGAAAAGCAATGACTTCATACTTTCTTACTGTACCTCGTCAATGGTCTTCATGGACTGAATCACTGCATTCTTGTCATTCATAA